The genomic region GAAAGAGCTATTTGAATTTATCAACAAAAACATGTCTTGCACTTTGGCAACATGCGTTGATAACAAACCACATGTTCGGTGGATGTGGATGTATAGAGCCGACGAGAACGGGATTATATTTCACACTGGGGTTGTGAGAGAGGTTTATAAGCAACTTCAGGCAAATCCTAATATTGAACTATGTTTTTACAATGGTGATCCGCAAAATATGGTTCAAGTCCGCGTCAGCGGAATTGCTATGCAAGAAAACGATATGAAACTGAAAGAAGAAATCATTTCCAACAGGCCTTTTCTTAAAGCCGTTATTGCTCAACATGGGCATGAAATCATTGCAGTATTTCGGGTCCAAAAAATGGTGGCTACTGTTTGGTCCATGGCAAAAAATCTTGCTCCGAAGGAAGTCATTAATATAACATAATTTCTAACAAGTCGTTGCAGCGGACGGCGAGTACGCCGCTGAACTCTATCGTTAGACATACAAGAGAGCGGAAGATGGCAACTCAGAGGGAAGATATCACTCGGACAGAAGATAGCAATCAAGCGTAAGTTAGCAACCAAGCCTAACACGGCGATACGCCTAACAGCGGGGACTGGGTATCGCGATTAATGTTTTTGACTTATCAATATTTTATTTTACACATAACGGTTTGTGGTTATTCTCCCCGCTGATAGGTGAGCTTTACCGTTCAGTGAAGATATAAAGGAC from bacterium harbors:
- a CDS encoding pyridoxamine 5'-phosphate oxidase family protein; the encoded protein is KELFEFINKNMSCTLATCVDNKPHVRWMWMYRADENGIIFHTGVVREVYKQLQANPNIELCFYNGDPQNMVQVRVSGIAMQENDMKLKEEIISNRPFLKAVIAQHGHEIIAVFRVQKMVATVWSMAKNLAPKEVINIT